From the genome of Cuculus canorus isolate bCucCan1 chromosome 4, bCucCan1.pri, whole genome shotgun sequence:
TCACACATCCTTTTATAGTTCTgtcttccagtatctgaaaagAATGTTAACGATAGTCATGCAAGGTGTGAGAACAAAGACGCTAAAGCTCCCTCTGACATCTTGGTTTTCCCTCCTAGAACTTTTCAGTCCTGTGTGCCTGAAATTTAGCACCATGCAGAAAAGGCCCCAAAGTTGTCCTGCAGCAGATCAACTTGTCTGCAAGAACCTGACTTGCTTGATTCTAGTGAGGTTTAGACATATTTGCAGTGCTCAGAATGGGTCACTTTGCTGTTCCATCCTGAAATGAGCAAATGCGGGACTAGGTAAGGTCATGAATGAACAGTGAGGTGGCCTAAAATCAAAATTGACTTAAGACACTTTTCCTATCAATTCTTTTGCATTGATTCGAAGATAGTTCTTACCAGAAGCACTGCAGAGGGGATATAAAAGATTTGGGTAGGGACCTTTTGCTCATACAGCCTTTTGTTGAATTCTGTCACGTAGTACTGGGCAGTCATTTGCCGTTCCACATCACTGAAATGATGAAGAAGTCCTTTTTCGTCTTTATATTCTTTCCCAACGTACCTAAACAAAGAGAGAAGCATTTGGTGCAGCCAGATTTGCAGCAGATTGCATTTGGGAAGCCCTACTTGTGATACAGAAACATCAGTGCAAAGTAAAGCGTGGCTGTTCAGAAGCAAAGCCCACTGTTGGTGATGTCTTTAAAGTGGCAATGATTGAAGTAATGAATTTTTTCTCTTATAGCTCTTACAGGCATAAAATGCTGTACTCAAATCCTAGGATGCTGGTTTCGTAACATCAGAATGTTTGAGGTCAAATCTTCACTCTGAATGGAGACCCAACTCAGAGAtacttaaaatgcagtttttaacCTATAGTAATTCATAAGCTACTTCTAATAACAACCCAAAATCTGCAGTTAACACAACTGTCCTGGTGCAGAGGCCTTTCATGAAGTAAATGGGTGATTTTTATCCTGTTTTCAGAGCAGATGCATCCATTGCATAAGTCTGCTgctaaaattaaagaaaagcatttgaaacaCCCTTTCTTCCTATACGTATTACAAGATACCTCTATATATATTGCCAATTCTTTAATGCAAAGctagaaatcaaataaaaaggaagcaaCATTTAAGGTCTCATGAGATTATCCCagcacagagaaaggagaagtcAGGCCTAAGAGTTGTCATGAGCAAATAAACACTAATATGAAAGTCAGAAGCCAAGAGTGAAGTagctttttcttcccagaaCTTCAAAAGTAGAGAATTACATGGAGTGGTGGGAAAGATTGCCAAAATGCCCAATATATTTGGGAAAGCCATAAAATATTCTCGCTACAGAAAATTAGTTAAAATCCAACCAAATATATACTATATTGAAACTGAGTAAAGAAACTCCCTTTTCTCACTACAACTACGATTTCAGTAGTTGTCCAAGTGAAAACATGTactgtcttttctgaaaatatttgctgaaagaTACTGTCTAACAAGGCACCGGCCTAGCTGAACCATTGGTTTAAGATTATTCTTACCAGATAGTTTCCACTCATGTTTACAAAAAAGTAGCATCgataaacattttgtttcagaaattgGTTGAGTCAATACCTTCCTAGGATTTCTTCTTGGTGCAGAAAGTGTATCCAAAATGCGCTCCTCTGTTTGCCCTCCTTTGCCACGCTCAGGTAGTCCCCAATGAACACAGTCGTCTCTTGGGCTGTCCAGAGGCCCGATTTCTttgagtattttaaaagaagagcagctacaataaaaagaaaacaccacagGTAAGGTGGACAATTCTACAGGGCCACTCTAAGCCTGTGCTGAGGGATGAAACAACAAGCACCCAGGAGAGAATATATCCAGGCTTCTCTGATAGCAAAGTACGGGGCTATAAAACACGTGCTAGGAGGTATTTGTGTATAGAGTTAGATATCTTAAATTAAGGACAACAAATTCCTAAACAGGCTTGAGACATACAAGATCAGAGGAGCTCTAAATGGATTTTACATAATGAGCTCAACGAGGCAGCCTGTAGCGGCATTGCTCCTCTCTTCTGTATTCCTTCGGATATTGATCAAGTGTCTGCATATTAAAGTATGGTTGTTATTTATGATTCACTTAGTGATTATTATCTTAAATACACAGTTCACAGAGATGAATCTATATCTGCAACAAAACCAGAGACtcaagaatggaaaagaaaaggctttgatgAACTGCCACAGAGTTCAAGCAGCCTCTTGAAGGAAGGGACTGAAACAGGGACTTGGGGAGACATAAAGGTGGAGCCCATTCTTGAAGCTGTGACTGACGTGCAAATAGTTAAGAAGGAATAGGAGAAAATGGTTCAAGGAGGCATTCTTCCCTTGCTAAAATTCTTATACAAAACCtcataaaacaacaaaaaattaagtCCTAATAAATGAAGGCTAAAACATTGTGTTAAAAAGCCTGAGTCAATACTGTTCTCTGTGGGAGTACCTGTTTCTGCTTGAAAATGCCCAACCCTGTGTGGAAACTTACAGTATGCTCTACGAAGCTGTTTAGGCTTAAAAATTCCAGTAGGCATCAATCGCTGGACAAGCCAATTATGTTCTACTCCTGCCAGAAGCTGCACATAATCATCGTCCCTCAGAAATCGAGCATCAAGGATTTCTTCCTGCATTCTCCCAGGCATGAAGATAAAATCACTTCCCCTCATGTTCATAAATGGGCCTGCAGGAGAACTCTGGGCTGATTTGCACCATAAGCTCTGAGATGAACTGGATTGTCTCTTGCTGCTCACCACATTCTGaggcttttcttcatcttcttcagtAGTGGCACAGTTAAAGTGCTCAGATACGCATCTCTCTCCCCCCAAGGGCAAAGCTGTTGGTGCACTGGGAGCTGACTGATGCTCTGGGACAGGAGCCATAGGATGATTGTTTACTAAGTCTCCAGTACTGATAAAATCATATTCAGTGTCACCTACTGTTTCTGCCTGGGCATCATCTTCAGGCACTTTGAGAGGTCTCTTTCCCATCGCGGCAGATACCCTCAGCTGGTCAGGCACAGAGGAGTTGCCGGTCATGTTTGGTTGGATGCTCGTTGTTAGTACAGAGGCAGCCCCATTTGCAGAGGGCTGTGCATCAAACAAGGGGTCCTCTGTGCTCCCTAGAGTCTCTCCCTCCAGGTTGACCCACAAAAAGTGGCtctggggtgaggaggagggagtgCCACCACCCTCCCTGCCACTATCCTTGCTCCTGCAGTCCAGTTTGACCCAGGAGGAagatttctcttcctcctgcatGCAAGGCACAAAGTAAGGGGCGGAGAGGGAATAGGCCATGTGGTTCACCTcccctgttttcttttctgaagagctcTTCCCATGGTGTCTCCCCTCCCGCAGCTCTTCACAAAGAGACGccttccctcccagcctcccaGCCAGGGCTCTATCTCCTTCTACAGAAGGCTGAGAAGGTTCCCAATAACTACACAGAGGCTCTCGAGGAGATGGAGGCAAGGCTCTGGGAGGTAATGAGCACAAGTATGCAGCTTGGCCATTTTCATCAGATTCTGTCGTGCAACACTGATCCACTGCTGAGccattttcctgctgctgcccttcccCATGAGAATTTCTGCTGCTACTGTGGTTCAGTTCCTCCCAGCTGGAAGAGGAACTCGATTTTGACAGCTTGCACCAAGAGCTCTCTGATGTAGGGGTTTGACTCCTGTTTTGCCGTCTACTGAAAACACCATCTTGATCACTTATTTCTAATGGCTTGATCTCTTCATCAAAGGAAATTTTCATCACATCAGAgccaatgtatttatttctttggcCACTGAGTCTCTCTGAGCCACTTCTTGCTGTTGGTGAATTCAGCGTTTTCGCAGCGCCTTTCCTCTGGTATGCTGTTTCTTCAGTAGTACACAAGGTGTCTATGTTTCTGGTTTCTGTTCTTAAGGTTGTGATACAAGCTCCCGCTTGGGTTTCTCCTGGTGTGGCTTTATGAATCCTGCAAGTCTTTTCAAACACTTCACACACTGACACATGATGCTGAGAATGCGTGGCAAGGATTTTCTCAAAGCTGACTTCCCGTTGCAGGATAGGCTTTTCCATCGTGCCTTTATAACTGTCTGGAACGTAAGACCTGGCATCAGAATTAGGGAAGCTTTCCACTTGCAGGCGTTTCTTCACAGAGGTGATTAGAGACATGATCTCTTTGGCAAgcattcctttctcttcctcttctgtaaaTGAAGTGCTGTACGAATACAGTTTTCCCATGGCTTCCCTGCATACTTGCCTCAACTCACGGAGTTTCTCGCTCTCCCCGTAGAGCCATCGATGCACAGTTGTGAGGCAGAAAGCTGCTTTAATAAAGCTATGGAGCTCCTGCTTGCTGGTGATGGGACTGTCATCATTCTTGGTGAGGAGGCCAATCTCAAAGGATTCTTTGGCTTCGGACAAGTagaactttctcttttctggggGACAGTCCTTGGAGTGACTGTAGGACAGCAAACACACCCCACGGATGTTCtgggaaaagatgaaagaggaaTGAAGGAAATAAGAACCTGGACCTCTGTTCAGAGataaataaaggagaaaaaaatatacagttcTTTCCCTTAtacaatttgaaataaaagctggCTCTAAgtgtctgctgctgtgtttcctgGAGGATATAatcttgctctttttcctttgaaacgTGGCTATAGTTATAGAAGAAGCATCATTCCCAGATGGGCTTGAAATCCCATCTTTAGTTTGTGGACAGCTACTGCTTTCTGCCCATCTGCTTAGCTTCTGATTGGAGTTCAGAGCAATGTACAGCCTCGTACCCACAACACACACAATACCCTGCATGATGCAATGTTTGAAAGCCGGATTAAAGGCAAATTTAATAGCCTGGACTCTTCTCTTATACAAATAAGACTTCCAGAATGAAGACTAATACTTACCACGGCCGTGAGGACAAACAGTGGGGTGTACTGGCTATAAGCTGCTGCTAGCTTGCAGGCCTCTGCAGCGGATAGTAAGCGATGACTGAACTCTTGGAGAAGGCTCTagtgaaacaaaaaacaagagggaaaatctcatctcaaaggctttcttttcaaagagatgGGTCTACCTGGTAAGTGATGCTGTTTAGATTGAAGCGAGGCAgcttggggtttgtttcttgTACATTATAGCTTCCTGAATGCTCTGAGACTTTTGAGtctttgaatcatagaatagtttgggttggaagggaccttaaagcctatctaattccaacgcccctgccatgggcagggacacctccccctggctcaggctgcccaggccccatccaacctggccttgaacccctccagggatggggcagccacagcttctccgggcaacctgggccagggcctccccaccctcactgtgaaaaaactcctccttatgtctagtctaaatctgcccctctccagtttatccccattatccctcaggtactggaaggtcactctaaggtctcctcggagtcttctccaagctgaacaaccccaactctctcagcctgtccttgtatgggaaaAACACGGAATGCTTCACAAATTTGCATGTCATCCTTGCGCAGGGGCCATGCTAATCTTCTCTATATTGTTCCTACTTTAGCATATGTGCTGCCGAAGCGACTCTTGATAAAACATGGCTTCATATCTCAAACAACGACTGCCAGGTGTGTTTCTGCAGGAGCATTTTTGCTCAGGTTTACCTTTGATGTGTCATTTTTTGACCCTATATATATTCTATGTACACAGACACACATTCTGTAAAcattgttaatattttctttttcctcaagcaAGATGTTCTTCCATCTAGGTGTTACTGGACATGTATGACAGGAGCAATGGAAGTTTCTTCAGCCCTCTCTGCACTGGAAAGGAACTGGGGGGAAAACCAAGTGTGAATGAACTTGGGACAACACGACACAGTCCATCTGAAGAACCTATATGTACAAATAGCAAAGCAAGCCTTACCAGGTCAATCTCAGCATTGGTTTTAAAACGTTCGTAATCCTTCTCGTTCATGGAAGCAAAGATGTCTGCCATAATACCCAAGGAAGTAGCAATTCCCTGAAAGAGAAACGGTAAGTTATGATAGAGGTTTCCcctttgtatttttaactttacTGCTCACAATAAAGGAGGTTTTGTGTAGAACAcgccagaaaaaaaccaaaaccaaccgATCAAACAAGATCCAAAGGGAAACGGTGCTAAACAATTCAGAGATTTCATATTGGTTATTTCATATTAATTCTATTAATTTCCACTTGCAGAAAGCATAGCCTAGTGGATATGTATGAGCTTCCATGAGTGGCAGCCATCCTGATTAGCACTAGCTCTAGGTTTCAACTTCAATAGCACTGCGATTTCCCAAGGTGCTGTTTGGGACAGCGAAAGTCAAGTCTCACGATATCACCAAAAGCAGCATGAAGCCCTTGGCTAATCATATCTGAAAAAGGACTCAATCTGTTTTGctattgtttttcagaaaagaccACAGAAAGCCAAAAATCATGTTTAAGAACCAACCAGTAGATCTCAGTCTTTCTAAAAAATCCAGGCAAAGGTGCCTAGAGAGATGACCGAAGTAATATATTCTCATCATGCAAAAACTAAGGAAACaagcttctttttaaatacacttCCTTAGCTGACAGCACTGTTTAAAAAACTGATGAATagagttggaaaaaaacccaagacttcTTGATGTTGATAATTTAATCTCCAGTTTCTAATTGGGTTTTAGGGGGTAATTTTTAATTGGTTCTACAAAACCAGGTAAGAAATAAGACATGAACATGTAACATACATACAGATCTGTGAACTTGCTAATTGTCTCTCTCTATtagatttgatttttatgtGCTAGCTAAGGGTCTGCCCAACTAACTAAATAGTTAAGAACGCCAGGAAGCATCTACATGCCTTCTTCAAAACTCACTACTTAACTTTGCTCCCAGAGAGATGTTCCAAGACTGAAGTCAAGCTTTAAGGTAAGGCAGAGGAGAGGTCACAAGGTTCGTTTTTGTGGGCTATCCTGTGTCAGGGTACAATTGCAAAGCTTCTTAAAGCATCACCCTAGGACTTGCAAGACTTAGATTCACATTCCTGTTTAGCTATGGACACACGGTGTGACTGTTGCTTCATGTACAGCGGGAAGATTAGTGCAGCCAAGCCTCACAAAGGTGTTAAAGACAGGCACAGCAGCTGTCGCAAGGTGTCCAGATATTGCAGTGCTGGGGAACATCCACTAGCCACAACAGATGGTGTAGCGCAGCTTGTGAGCGCTCCAGCAAGTGGACACACTTAGTTACTAGcaaaaaaggtaataaatagatgaataaataaaatctgtggcTGCATTCCATCCTTGTCAGAGGCACCTGTGACATCCTCAGTGATGGTTCACTTCAACTGATTCTCTGCTTAATGAATACTA
Proteins encoded in this window:
- the ALPK1 gene encoding alpha-protein kinase 1, yielding MNNQNAVAVLLQECKRALDTLLLSKADTGEEDEREYQRCQALLPEDLRTLLEEAKEMKWPFVLEKWQYKQDLGPEDKINLQDMISARLPDLLVYLKASIMVKDCVTAAATVFLIDRFLYWIDASSKLLQIAKGLHRLQPTTPISPQVLIRQARLSVNAGKLLKAEYILSNLINDNGATGTWRYAKESDRILVQAVCLQIRGQILQKLGMWYEAAELIWASVVGYFKLPQPDKKGIATSLGIMADIFASMNEKDYERFKTNAEIDLSLLQEFSHRLLSAAEACKLAAAYSQYTPLFVLTAVNIRGVCLLSYSHSKDCPPEKRKFYLSEAKESFEIGLLTKNDDSPITSKQELHSFIKAAFCLTTVHRWLYGESEKLRELRQVCREAMGKLYSYSTSFTEEEEKGMLAKEIMSLITSVKKRLQVESFPNSDARSYVPDSYKGTMEKPILQREVSFEKILATHSQHHVSVCEVFEKTCRIHKATPGETQAGACITTLRTETRNIDTLCTTEETAYQRKGAAKTLNSPTARSGSERLSGQRNKYIGSDVMKISFDEEIKPLEISDQDGVFSRRQNRSQTPTSESSWCKLSKSSSSSSWEELNHSSSRNSHGEGQQQENGSAVDQCCTTESDENGQAAYLCSLPPRALPPSPREPLCSYWEPSQPSVEGDRALAGRLGGKASLCEELREGRHHGKSSSEKKTGEVNHMAYSLSAPYFVPCMQEEEKSSSWVKLDCRSKDSGREGGGTPSSSPQSHFLWVNLEGETLGSTEDPLFDAQPSANGAASVLTTSIQPNMTGNSSVPDQLRVSAAMGKRPLKVPEDDAQAETVGDTEYDFISTGDLVNNHPMAPVPEHQSAPSAPTALPLGGERCVSEHFNCATTEEDEEKPQNVVSSKRQSSSSQSLWCKSAQSSPAGPFMNMRGSDFIFMPGRMQEEILDARFLRDDDYVQLLAGVEHNWLVQRLMPTGIFKPKQLRRAYSALLLKYSKKSGLWTAQETTVFIGDYLSVAKEGKQRSAFWIHFLHQEEILGRYVGKEYKDEKGLLHHFSDVERQMTAQYYVTEFNKRLYEQKVPTQIFYIPSAVLLILEDRTIKGCVSVEPYILGEFVKLSNNTDVVKNEYKATEYGLAYGHFSYEFSNGTDVVVDLQGWVTGNGKGLIYLTDPQIHSLNSKDVSRSNFGKRGIYYFFSSQHMECNEICHRLSLTRPSVELPM